The genomic window CCTCGATCTATGATGGCTTTCAGCCTCCATGGGATGCGGCATGTGTGCAGAATGCCAGCAACGCCGGAGGATTGATCCTTGGCAAGACCGTCAGCACCGAACTGGCGATGGCGAGCCCGAACAAGACGCGCAATCCGCACAACCCCGCCCACACCCCCGGTGGCTCGTCATCGGGCTCGTGCGCCGCGGTCGCAGCCGGCATGGTGCCGATAGCCTTCGGCACGCAGACTTCCGGCTCGGTCATTCGCCCGGCAAGTTTCTGCGGCGTCACGGCATTCAAGCCGAGCTTCGGGCTGATCAACACCGTCGGCATCAAGGTGCTCTGCCATAGTCTCGATACGCTCGGCATCATCACGCGCAATATCGGCGATGCGGCCCATTGCGCTGCGGCTCTCAGCGGCCGGTCCGATCTGGAGAACCCGACCCCGCCAGCGCGGCCGCGAATCGGCATCCTGACCGGAACTCGTCTCGACAAGGCAGACGGCAGCTCGCTCGAGGCAGTCGAGCGGCTCGCAGCCATCGCGGAAACGGCCGGTGCGGAAACAACGGTCATCCCGGCACCCGCCTGGTATGACGGTATCTTCGATCTGCACGAAGCCGTCATGGGCTGGGAAGTGACCCACTCGCTTGCTTCCGAAATCGCCCGGCACTGGGATGGATTGACACCGGTCACGAGGGCCATGCTGGAAGATCAGGGACGCGTGGATGAGATCCGCTACCGCTCGGCCATGGCCGAAATCCCGGGCATCCGCCATCTGATGGACGCGATCCTGTCCCGCTTCGATGCCGTGCTGACGCTGGCCGCTCCCGGTGAAGCGCCGAAGGGTACTGCGACGGGCGATCCGATCTTCAATCGGCTCTGGAGTGTCCTGCAGGTGCCGCTGGTCTGCCTGCCGGTCACTAAGGGACCGCAGGGGCTTCCCGTCGGCGTCCAGCTTGTCGGCGCGCGCGGTTCGGACCATCGGCTGGTCTCCGCCGCACAGTTCCTGGAAACCGCCATCGCTGCCAAAGGAGGGATCAAATGACCCAGCTTCCAACGGATCAGCTGACAGACGACTTCCGCTCTGCCATGCGACAGCTTGCGGCAACCGTCAACATCATCACTGCGGGTGAGGGAGTGACCCGGCGTGGATTGACCGCCACAGCGGTCTGCTCGATGTCGATGACGCCTCCCTCGATGCTGGTCTGCGTCAACCGCTTCGGCGAAGCGCACAAGGCGATCACTGCCGCCGGCAGCTTCTGCGTCAACATCCTATCCGACGATCAGCGAGAAATCGCGATGCGCTTTGCCGGCCAGATCGGGGAGGTGGGGGATGACAAGTTCGCACCTTACGGATGGACGCGTCTTGCAACCGGCGCTCCTGCCCTCGACGGTGCGATGGCCAATCTCGACTGTGAGATTGCGTCGATTTCGGAAACGTCCAGTCACTCCATTTTCATCGGCAATGTGAAGGCCATTCGCTTCGGGCCGGAAACATCGCCACTGCTTCATTACAATCGAAACTTTTTCTCGTTGGCCAACCAGACCGCACTCTGAGCGACCAACGAAATCGGGAACCGGCTCTTCGACCACAAGACAAAAGCAAAGAGCGCCTTCGATCCGGCATTGCCGGGTCCGCGCCTGGTCGCAGCCACAAATATCAAACGGGCAATGGCCCAACGGAGGTATGACATCATGGCAATCAGTGACGCGCAGTTCTTGAAGGGCTGGAGACAGGTGCTCGGAATGTGCAACCTGAAACCGGGCGAGCAGGTAACCATCCTGACCGGCGACGACAGCAACAAGCAGATCGCCTACATCGCAAAGATTGCCGCATCGGATCTCGGGGCCGTGGTCACCGAACTGAACCTTGCTCCGATGAACGGCGAAAAGGCGCTTTCGCCCGACAAATCCGGTTATGTCGGCAAGACGCCTCTCGAAGGAAACAGCGCAGCGCTTGCCTGCCTCCAGGCATCCGACCTGGTGATCGATACGCTACAGCTTCTGTTCTCGAAGGAGCAGGAAGAGGTGCTGAAGGGCGGCACGCGCATGCTGCTCGCCGTGGAGCCGCCGGAGATCATGATGCGTCAGATCCCGCGTCCTGAAGACAAGGCGCGTGTTCTCGCAGCGGCACGCAAGATCGGCGCCGCGCGCGAGATGCATGTGACCTCGAAGGCCGGAACCGACTTCCGCTGCCGACTGGGGCAGTATCCCGTGTTGACCCAGTACGGTCTCGCCGACGAGCCGGGTCGCTGGGACCACTGGCCGAGCTGCTTCTCCGCCCGTTGGCCTGATGAAGGCAGCGCCGAAGGCACGATCGTGATCGACGAGGGCGACATCCTCCTGCCGTTCAAGAAGTATGCGCGTGCGCCTGTCACGGTGACTATCGAAAAGGGTTACATCGTCGATATCAAGGGTGGCTACGACGCCGAGTTCATGCGCAAGTTCATGGACAGCTTCAACGATCCCCGGGCCTATGCGATGGCGCATGTCGGCTGGGGCCTCGAAAACCGCGCGAACTGGACGGTTCTCGGCCTCTACAATCCCGAAGCGCAGCTCGGCATGGATGCCCGGTCGTTCGCCGGCAACTTCCTCTGGTCGTCGGGACCGAACACCGAGGCCGGCGGCGACCGCGACACGCCGTGCCATCTCGACATTCCGCTTCGCAATTGCTCGGTTTCTCTCGACGGCGAAGTCATGACGCTGGATGGCGTGGTTATCCCCGAGGATCAGAAATAAGCCATGACACAGTATGACGTGGCAATCGTCGGCGCCGGCTCTGCCGGTGCCCTTCTCGCGGCCCGCCTCAGCGAAGATCCGACGCGGCAGGTGCTTCTAATCGAAGCGGGCGGCGAGCCGACCGATCCCGATATCTGGAAGCCTGCCATGTGGCCTGCGATCCAGCATCGCAGCTATGACTGGGACTATCGCACTCTTCCTCAGAAGGGCACGGCGGGACGCAGTCACGCCTGGGCGCGTGGCAAGGCGCTTGGCGGATCGAGCCTGCTGCACGCCATGGGCTACATGCGCGGGCATCCCGTCGACTTCGCCGCCTGGGCAGAGGCGACAGGCGACGAGCGCTGGAGCTGGGACGGCCTGCTGCCGGCCTTTCTGGCCATCGAAGACCATTCACTGGGCGGCGACGGTATCCATGGCAAGGACGGGCCGATGCCCGTCTGGATCCCCGACGATGAGGTCAGTCCGCTGGCGCAGGCCTATATACGGGCAGGCGAAGCCCTGGGCCTGCCGCGCATCCCAGGCCACAACACCGGCAAGATGGTTGGCGTCACGCCCAACTCCCTGATGATCAGGGACGGCCGACGTGTCACAGTGTCGGAAGCATGGCTCACGCCGTCGGTGCGCGCGCGGCCGAACCTGACGATCATGACCGGGACGCTTGTCCGCAGTCTGGAACTCGACGGATCGAAAGTCACGGCCCTTCAGCTTGTCGGACCGAACGGCAGTGCCAGCGTCAGCGCCGATACCGTCGTCCTGTCCGCCGGCTCGCTGGAAAGCCCGGCGCTGCTGATGCGTTCGGGGATCGGTCCTGAAGACGTCCTGAAACAGGCCGGCGTCACCTGCCGGGTCAAGTCGTCGGAGCTCGGCCGCAACCTGATGGACCATCTGCTCGGAGCGGGTAATCTCTACGCCGCTCGGAAAGAGGTGGCGCCGTCACGCCTGCAGCATTCGGAGAGCATGGCCTATATGCGGGCGGGAGATTTCACCGCCGACGGCCAGCCCGAAATCGTGGTCGGCTGCGGCGTCGCTCCGATTGTCTCGGATAGCTTTACGGCCCCCGCGCCGGGAACGGCCTATTCCTTTCTGTTCGGCGTGACGCACCCCACAAGCCGTGGCGAGCTGCGTATTTCCGGATCCGAGATGACGGACCCGCTGCAGATCGACCCATGCTACCTGCAGACCGAGCACGATCGCTGTATGTTCCGCGCAGCCCTCGCCGCGGCGCGGGAGATCGGACAGCAAGCCGAACTCGATGAATGGCGCAGCCACGAACTGCTTCCGGGACCGCTCGATACCACGGAAGAAATCGACGTCTTCATCGCCAAGGCAGCGATCACGCATCACCATCCCTCCGGAACCTGCCGGATGGGCAAGGATGAGGCCTCCGTCATCGACCCCTACCTTCGCCTCCGAGGCCTGGACAACCTCTACGTGGTCGACGGCTCCGTGCTGCCAAGCCTTACGGCGGGTCCGATCCACGCGGCGATACTGGCGATCGCGGAGACGTTCGCGAGGCAGATCGAGGCGGTTTGAGATCCGGGCAACGTTCACGATACGCCCGGCAATTCAAGAGTTGCCGGGCGTATCAGGAAGCTCATCCGCATGTCGGCCTCCTCGTCGTTGAGACGCGAGGCTATCCTGCCGCTCAAGTCACACGTTTTTGCTCTTGGCCAGCAGCCAGAGCAGGTAAAGGCCACCGAGGAACCCGGTGGTCAGCCCGACCGGCATGTTCAGATTGAGTGGCAGGCGCTGACCGACAAGGTCCGCAGCCAGCAGGAGTACAGCGCCGGTCAGCGCACCGGAGACGATCGGGACGGCGGGCGAGCCGGTCAGTCGCCGCGCGACCTGAGGACCGACGAGGGCGATGAAGGCGATTGGTCCTGCGGCGGCGGTCGCGGTTGCAGTCAGCCATACAGCGACGAGAACCATCACCAGTCTTGTGCGCTCGACGGAAATGCCAAGCTGGCTTGCCGTGTCGTCGCCCATTTCGAGGATGGTCAATCGCCTCGCATGATAGAGTGCTGCCGGCAAGGCGATTGTCAGACTGCAGGCGGCGGGGACGACATGTGACCATGTTCTGGTGTTGAGAGAGCCGGCGAGCCAGAGCTGGGCAGCAGCGGCCTGATCGAGATCACCCATGACCAGAAGGACGGTGTTGAACCCGGAAAGCACGGCTCCGACGCCGATACCGATCAGGACCAGCCGGTAGCCGCCGGTGGTGCGGCCTTTCAGCGAAAGCAGGAACACCAGCAGGGCCGTGGCCCCGCCGGAAAGCACGGCGGCAAGCGAGGTTTCGACAGGTCCCGCGTTGAACAGGACGATCTGGACGATGGCGCCGGTCGCAGCACCGGTCGTGAACCCGACGATATCGGGCGAGCCCAGGGCATTGCGGGAGATCGACTGGAAGATCGATCCGGCCATGCCAAGCGCGCTGCCGACGAGAAGCGCGGTCAACACGCGCGGCAGCCTTATTCTCAGGATCACGCGCTCGGCTCTCTGGTTGTCGCCCGCGCCGGTGAGGCTGGCAATGACTTCCGCCGGCGTGAACGAGAGCGCGCCTGTGCCAAGCAGGACTACACCGAGAAGGAGAGCCAAGGCGACAAGGGCGCAGCACACGAGGATCGTTCTCGGGTGCCAGCGGAAAGACATCTCTCCAAAACGCAGGACTGCGAGCGACGGACCTTTCATAGCTGCCTCAACCGGAAGCGACGGACCACGGCAATGAAGAAAGGTCCGCCGATGAGCAGCGCGATGATGCCTGCGGCCACTTCCGCCGGCATGGCAATGACCCGGCCCGCGACATCGGAAACCAGCAGCATGACGGCGGCGAACAGCGCAGAATAAGGCAGGATCCAGCGATGATCGGGGCCTGTGACAGCGCGTGCGATATGTGGAGCAACCAGCCCGACGAAACCGATGGGGCCACCGGCCGCGGTCGCGGCTCCGGCCAGCAGCATGATCGAGAGACATGCGCCCGCCCAGGTCAGTCCGACATTCACCCCGAGCGTCTGCCCGAGTTCGTCGCCCAGAGCGACCGCATTCAGGCTTCCCGCAATCGACAGGGCCACACCAAGGCCGAAGGCCACGGCGATTGCCAGCACGATGGCGTTGTCGAAGCCCTTGCCATCGAACGAACCGGCCGACCAGTGGCGAAAATCGTCGAGGACCTCCAGCGGCGCGTTCAGGATGACGATGCCGGTCACCGATCCCAGCACGATGGAAATTCCGGCGCCGGCCAGCACCAGCCGCACCGGATTGATGCCGGTTTCATGAGCCTGCCCGAGCAGGAAGACCGCGATGCCGGCAAGTCCAGCGCCGATGAACCCGCACCAGACGTAGTGCTGCATCAGCGTGAGGTTGAATACCGATATGCCGATTATGACGGCTGCGGCAGCACCGGCATTGACGCCCAGCAGGCCGGGTTCGGCCAAGGGATTGCGGGTGACCGCCTGCATGACGCTGCCGGCAACACCGAGAGCGATCCCGCAGAGAAGCGCCACGATCGTACGCGGCAAACGCAGTTCCCGGACGATCAGATGACTGTCGTTGCCGGGGTCGTAGGCGCGAAACGCCCCGATCATTTCG from Rhizobium sp. ACO-34A includes these protein-coding regions:
- a CDS encoding ABC transporter permease, producing MKGPSLAVLRFGEMSFRWHPRTILVCCALVALALLLGVVLLGTGALSFTPAEVIASLTGAGDNQRAERVILRIRLPRVLTALLVGSALGMAGSIFQSISRNALGSPDIVGFTTGAATGAIVQIVLFNAGPVETSLAAVLSGGATALLVFLLSLKGRTTGGYRLVLIGIGVGAVLSGFNTVLLVMGDLDQAAAAQLWLAGSLNTRTWSHVVPAACSLTIALPAALYHARRLTILEMGDDTASQLGISVERTRLVMVLVAVWLTATATAAAGPIAFIALVGPQVARRLTGSPAVPIVSGALTGAVLLLAADLVGQRLPLNLNMPVGLTTGFLGGLYLLWLLAKSKNV
- a CDS encoding 2,5-dihydroxypyridine 5,6-dioxygenase produces the protein MAISDAQFLKGWRQVLGMCNLKPGEQVTILTGDDSNKQIAYIAKIAASDLGAVVTELNLAPMNGEKALSPDKSGYVGKTPLEGNSAALACLQASDLVIDTLQLLFSKEQEEVLKGGTRMLLAVEPPEIMMRQIPRPEDKARVLAAARKIGAAREMHVTSKAGTDFRCRLGQYPVLTQYGLADEPGRWDHWPSCFSARWPDEGSAEGTIVIDEGDILLPFKKYARAPVTVTIEKGYIVDIKGGYDAEFMRKFMDSFNDPRAYAMAHVGWGLENRANWTVLGLYNPEAQLGMDARSFAGNFLWSSGPNTEAGGDRDTPCHLDIPLRNCSVSLDGEVMTLDGVVIPEDQK
- a CDS encoding ABC transporter permease — protein: MTRRNKRILGLVAGLAVLVVACFASLAIGSRPISLAEMIGAFRAYDPGNDSHLIVRELRLPRTIVALLCGIALGVAGSVMQAVTRNPLAEPGLLGVNAGAAAAVIIGISVFNLTLMQHYVWCGFIGAGLAGIAVFLLGQAHETGINPVRLVLAGAGISIVLGSVTGIVILNAPLEVLDDFRHWSAGSFDGKGFDNAIVLAIAVAFGLGVALSIAGSLNAVALGDELGQTLGVNVGLTWAGACLSIMLLAGAATAAGGPIGFVGLVAPHIARAVTGPDHRWILPYSALFAAVMLLVSDVAGRVIAMPAEVAAGIIALLIGGPFFIAVVRRFRLRQL
- a CDS encoding pyridoxine 4-oxidase; the encoded protein is MTQYDVAIVGAGSAGALLAARLSEDPTRQVLLIEAGGEPTDPDIWKPAMWPAIQHRSYDWDYRTLPQKGTAGRSHAWARGKALGGSSLLHAMGYMRGHPVDFAAWAEATGDERWSWDGLLPAFLAIEDHSLGGDGIHGKDGPMPVWIPDDEVSPLAQAYIRAGEALGLPRIPGHNTGKMVGVTPNSLMIRDGRRVTVSEAWLTPSVRARPNLTIMTGTLVRSLELDGSKVTALQLVGPNGSASVSADTVVLSAGSLESPALLMRSGIGPEDVLKQAGVTCRVKSSELGRNLMDHLLGAGNLYAARKEVAPSRLQHSESMAYMRAGDFTADGQPEIVVGCGVAPIVSDSFTAPAPGTAYSFLFGVTHPTSRGELRISGSEMTDPLQIDPCYLQTEHDRCMFRAALAAAREIGQQAELDEWRSHELLPGPLDTTEEIDVFIAKAAITHHHPSGTCRMGKDEASVIDPYLRLRGLDNLYVVDGSVLPSLTAGPIHAAILAIAETFARQIEAV